A window of the Bacillus andreraoultii genome harbors these coding sequences:
- a CDS encoding Lrp/AsnC family transcriptional regulator, whose translation MKLTEQELEILAILEENHRQSTESIAMQTQLSVEKVNELIKKLEDAHIIVSYPALIDWSKVEGKDNIVAVIDVKVTPKRGVGFDEVAEKIYRYPEVTSLYLMSGTYDLSVTVEGKTMNEIASFVSEKLSTIENVISTTTHFMLKKYKHDGVIIEGKDDQDRRMVVSP comes from the coding sequence GTGAAACTAACTGAACAAGAATTAGAGATACTTGCGATACTAGAAGAAAACCATCGTCAATCAACAGAATCTATTGCCATGCAAACACAATTATCGGTAGAAAAGGTGAATGAACTTATTAAAAAACTAGAGGATGCTCATATTATTGTGAGCTATCCTGCCCTTATTGATTGGAGTAAGGTAGAAGGAAAAGACAATATCGTTGCAGTTATCGATGTAAAGGTAACTCCAAAACGTGGCGTTGGCTTTGACGAAGTTGCTGAAAAAATCTACCGTTACCCTGAAGTAACCTCACTTTATTTAATGTCTGGAACGTACGATTTATCGGTTACAGTTGAAGGAAAAACAATGAATGAAATTGCATCGTTTGTATCGGAAAAATTATCTACAATTGAAAATGTCATTTCGACAACGACGCATTTTATGTTAAAAAAATATAAGCATGATGGCGTTATTATTGAAGGAAAAGATGATCAAGACCGGAGAATGGTGGTATCTCCATGA